In Juglans regia cultivar Chandler chromosome 13, Walnut 2.0, whole genome shotgun sequence, the DNA window TGATGGTTAAGAGGTATGTCGCGGGCCTTCTCTGTCGTTTGCTAGCCATGAGTTGTGTTAAGAATTGCTTGGTTAATTCCTCGAAACTATCAATCGACCCTGGTCGTAGCACCCCGAACCAACTTCTCCCTGTGCCCTTCAATGTCAATGGGAAGGCCCTGCACCCCACCTCTCCTGGAAACCCGTGGAGGGTCATATGTGCCTTGAAGTTTTCCAATTGGTCGGGCGGGCCCTGTGACCCATCGTACAACTATATctatagaaatttaaattttggtgGAAGCAGGACGGACATTACCTCCAGAATATAAGGTAAGTAAGTCTATGCGATTAACCAGTTGGTCGATTGAGGACGATCCTCCCATCCTTCTAGCCATCTCTTCATATTTGTTGACGAGGTTGCGTAACTAATCATGtagcttcttcttctcctcttcatTGGCATTCGTTCCTCATGCATTGTTCACTTCTCCCTCCAGTTGTTGGTTGTGGTCAGGTGCAACTCCCTCACTGTAGGCTAGATTTTTCTGTTTTAGGCTTTCGTTCCTTGTTGGAAGGTCTCCATCGCCTCACTGTCTTGGTCGCGGGTAGTTTGGGAGCGTGTTATTATAGGCATGCATAAACCTTGTTGATAGGTGCTTAAGAAGTTTATATCTCGATCCCACAGACGATACCAATTGTTGATGACGTTTTTCACTACCTGTTAGTCTCATTCAATGCCCTGCATAAAGGAACAACGGGGGAGGGGTCTCGGTGTCCTTGACGCACCTCTGATGTCTAAGTTAGGAAAGAATAAatattactaagtaaaaaaggAGGATCTCCAGATTGTACTTGGGTCCATCAACATAGGTCCCTTATATAGGGGTGAACTGCTATTTGATAAGGATATTTAATTTTCTCCCAAATCTCGGAATCTTGATTGCCAAATTCTCGGGATATGATAGCAGAAGGAAAGGGTTGACATATTGTGAACTTTTATTCCGAATATCTTACCATTTCCTCAGGGGTAGATATCTTTTATTAGAGTTAGTTACCATAGTGATTTGATTAGGGGCGATAtgattttgttgtagtgagcaTACAATGTTCCTGCATGTTTCAAGACCAGGAAAAATTGTCAAATGGTCTAGGCCTCTTGCTGGTTGGATAAAGCTTAATTGCGATGATAGTTGTCGTGGTAACCCTAGAAATATGGGAGGTGGTGGCATAATTAGAGATAGTAATGTCATGGTGAAATGGGCTTTCTCAACTCATTACGGAAATGGCACTAGTAATGGTGCGGAATTGAAGGCTATTGTGGAAGGTATTCGACTGTGTAAAAGGCTTCAAAtggttaatattattattgaaagtgaCTCAAAAATTGTTGTCGATTGGATCCGAAAGGGGAGGTGCACGTTGTGGTAtctttgagatttttgggaagaattaTGTAGGGAGTTGAGGGGGCTGAATTACATGGTTGCACATCAATTTTGTGAAGCAAACTATGTAGTGGATTTTTTAGCACGAGAAGGAGAAatggagaaaaatgaaatatacgATAGCATTCAAAGATTCCCTCGGATTTTAAAAGGCAACGTCTGGATTGACTATTTGGGATTTCCTTCGtttcatttttaattgtttataagTTTGTTTATATCTATTTATGGTTATTTACAGGtttgttggttttggtttcatctaggcttgtttagattttATTGCATTCCTTTTTATAGGCCTATTTAGttcattggttttattcttataggcttgtttagatcagtgtttatttgtttttcttgcttGGTTTGTATTTGTGAGGTTTTTAGTTCTTTATTTGTAAACTCTCGGATGTTTGGTTTATAACTATGGTATTTTTCCGCCATACGTGAGggcatttaaataaatttagaacggGATTATTAGACATGTGGCTACCGGCTtttcgataaaaaaaatgttcctGCATGTTCCTTGGCCCGTGTAGCatccaagaaaaggaaaatagttATAATCTTTGCTTCAATGCTATTCCGCAACAAGGATAGTTATATAAGTATCATTTTGATCAGACCACGTGGCATCAACAGCGTACTTTGGAGTAAAATGGAAGAAGGCCAATAATAATTAAGTGGTTGCATTTACCCTTAATTAGCTCTTAGAAAAACAGCGAGAACTTTAATCCACTAgtgatgtttggatagtgagatgagataattttagatgaaagttaaaaattaaatagagatgagatgagataattttagataaaaattaaataaaatattgttagaatattattttttaatattattattattttgagatttgaaaaaattaaattatttattattttgtataaaaatttaaaaaatttataataataaaataatataaaaaaaatacttttactatctaaacgaaCTAATACAATAGATCCCACAAAAAATGAGTCAAGACAAGCTTTTCTAGCatagaaaggggaaaaaaaaaatattttctttgtctttttctttttataggccggttattcatttaaaaaaaaaattaggccggTTACCATTAaacaataatttctttatatgaATCGCAAATttatctttcttatttttttaaaaaaaaaatatgcgagaCTTAGCACTGCAAATTACTCAAATATTATAGGAAACTTTATTggaattaatattttgtaatctCGAAATGAGTTAGTCCATTTGAGACATGTGCAAGTGTGGTCCCCGACGactttgaaaaaacaaaaaaaaatatctggtGCACGACTTTAGTACTCGGCAAAAGAGTAGGTGTGCTCATAAATATTCTCTTATCAACTTTTGCAGTCATCAAATGACAAAAGAACAAGAGCTCGTagtatattagtcaaaattaaaaaatatttttttatgaatataaaaaaaaaattaatttttaattattctatttacataattttttatattaaaataattatttttaattatataacaataaaataatataagataaatttgattttaattattcacgtcaaattttcacattagattatatatttatttattatataataatgaataactaataattttacaaatatttaatttttttagttattaatttaatttattttatcatattttattattttatctattatatattaattaataatcatattcttattaaattaatatatcactaactcaaattaatatactaattatgataaaatatgttatagaaagaaatgaagagagaaataattaataaaatatatatttgatgtatatacaataacttttaaatttaaaaaaacttttaaaaattactgtagttaaattctaaatatttaaaatttaactaatctattgtgagcatattttagtctttaatagctaaatactcaataaatttaacttttagattgtgtttggatgttgaagtgagttgagttaaattgagttgagaagataaaatattattagaatattattttttaatattattattattttaaaatttgaaaaatttgaattgtttattatattttatgttaaaatttaaaaaaattgtaatgataagttgagatgagttgagaggagttaggtaaccaaacaaagcctagctaatccaataaaaatactcttaacgCTTTATCCCGCATACCGTGTAGAGCATGAAAACAAGTCCAACATAAAtctcgtttgaatttaaaattcactttaattaatttcatttcatccttataatttttttaaatttttatataaaatataataaataatttaaattttattctattattcataaatcagaTCAACCCATGAATTCAAACCACTCCATTATCTCCGATTCTGTGTTCCTTGTTCAAAGGACTaaaccaagaaaacaaaacagaagGAAGACGACCAGAAGAGTCAATCGAGTGCTACAGCTTGACTTTTTAGCGCGTGCAGATTCATTGTATTTGCATCAATATTCTAACATCGACCCCAGAAAAAATATTGCATGTCCAGAGAAAATTCCAGAAAGTTTTATCCAATGATAcctcaagaaaaatgatatttgtatttaggaaattataaaatttaaaatttaaaatataaatttaaaaaaaattgatgaaattaACTAGCCTTGTAcacataaagttataaataaaattataagaatcaTGCTAGACtgccaaataaaattataaaagtcatGCTAGGTTAGCGTCTAATAATGACAGTTAGATTaacacaaatttatatttttaattttttttctttttatatattcttaatatatttaaatatttaaaaaaaataaaaaaatacatcaataagttactttcttaattattaaataaaaaaattaaatatataagcaGTCAAAGTGTAAATTCAAACAgcatataactataattttccAAATTATAAGTATACTGCATATATAGCACTTCTCGTAATTCAAACAAAcgtttagatatatatatatatatatatataaatatatatatatatatattaatatattgttgaaataaACATGAACTCAGTAGAGTTGGAAATGATGCTTATTCCCCAAGATGATCGAAACAAATAACCCAACTCCGTAGAGTAAGTACAACACATGACTCATGCCTTAAGTTGTAGTTTTGAATGATCATAGAGGAAATTAAAATCCAACCATAGATCATCTTCGATGCACGCTATCGATTCATGCCTGCTTCCGCCATCGGAGCCTTCATTGCCGCGGTGACCCCGCGATTACGTTGCTCCACGTTTCCATGCCAGCCTACCCATGCAATTTCAGATCAGAAAAAGTACCAAGACTATTGAATTTGGCCATTTTGGGTCCTAAAAAAATCCGTTTTCTAAAAGTTACTCTTTCTAAAACTTTTAACAGATCGAAATTAATattatggaagaagaagaagatatatatatagagtcaAGGGTGCTGCGTTTTTTTTATACCGATGGTCATGTCGAAACCACGGGTTTTGAGCTCACGATGCTCTTGGCACAAAGCACATTGCTCACAGAAGCAATGAACCAAGCAATCTCCGCAGGGGGTCTCCCGCAGCAGGTACTGTTGCCTCATCTTCGACCTGTAAAAGCATGAGTACAGGCTTGGACAGCAAATCACGCAGCAGATTAGTGCGTACAAAGCTCCATTCGCTCCACAAGCTGTAACATAATTAATGGCCACCGAACCATCTTAGCAATCAATTAATCGGAGTGATCATCACAGAAATTAATCAGTCTTCTTTTAAACGACCATACTTACATGTTGATCCTTTATCCACAATCTCTGCAATTTGTCCAAAAGTAATGCAGGGGCACCAGAAGGTCACGCAACCTGTGAAAAATGAATTATTACCCTTGAAGAAAAGTAGGACtcgtataaaaaaatgaaaaaaaaaaaaagtcaaaacccTCAAAACACGAATAACACAGCGAGGCATCTCGACATGTTCTTGCAAGCCGAGCTAAGTAGCGCAGGCTTGTGATCGATCCGGCTGGGGCTCTACCTAGTTCCTGGTTCCTGGCTAGTAGCCGGCGGCGAGTCTTGCCGGTGGAGAGGGGAAGGAGAgtgtatttaaaaataactataacaTGACCCGAAAGcagaaagacaaaagaaaaagttcTTACAAGTTTTTTTGTCTGTGAAACAGTCACAGAGGCCGGAGGACCAAGGGCCCCGAACTCTAGACTGAACACGAAACACAGCAGGCTTGAAACTGGAAGAGTCATCATATTGTTGGCTGTCGGAGCTGACTGGAATACCAGTACTATTCGTGGTGTCCTCCACGAATATATGCTGCTCGTCGGAGAACTCCGGATCATAACCTTCTGGGTTTGATGATGAATACATGATAAGTGAAAAATACTAACAGATGTGATCAGGGTGGAAATGAAGCAGATTTAATTACAGGAGATAGGACGAAGAAATTTGGATAAGAAAGACTCCAGCTTCGTGGTGGGCTTATAAAAGGACCATATTATCTTTTTTTGAGTAACGAATGGTTCGTGCTTTCAGTTTAAGTCCCAAAGTCATTGGTCAAGCAACTGCCTGATTGAGTCAATCGACCGTATAGGATACTTAATTAGACGTGTCAAATCTGGGTTCACTCGAGGAaaggaaaacatatttataaatgataaatgataaacttgtttacaattattttataactttatttaaaatgaacagtaattatgtaaaattaaataaatgttttaataatttgataaaattatattagttaatttgaaatgagtagtaaaataactgtaaaagaattgtatatatatcatcatcctaaataaattcataaaatgatttataaagtCGAAAATCCtccttttaaaaattgataaatttaaaattcttataaaaaaatttattttaataataagtcCAACTTTGTTTCAATGAAAacagataaaagttaaaactttatataacattactctacaACTTTTTCTCCAACTCAATTTCCATTTCATCAACAAATATAATAAGATTATATTCAAGATCAGGAAATTACAAGAGTTGCAGAAGCACGGCGGAACCAGGAAAGTGAAAGTGGGGTACGTAGGAAGGGCGATATTTTGTTAGAGAAGTGCTATATAAAATTCTTAGGAGTTTTGCtatacaacctccaccacactccacactccacacttttttaaatttttaatattttttttaaatttttttttgagtttattctttttaaattatttcaaattttttattcattattcatataataaatatttaataaaagaaaaaaataataaaaattaaaaataatgtggagtgtggaggttgtgtgaatagtaggagattgagtagattttttgaattcTTAGGGCCGGCTCCGAGTCAATATCCTGTTGGCGTGGGTTGTCGATAGAAAACTGGGTGGAGATCCGAGAAATTGTAGGATGACTTTGATTTTAAAATCCCTTCTTTCAAGGGTCAACCGTTAAGGTTCTAACTAGTCtggtttgttttgattttaaataaattttaggaTCGAATCGatatatactaattttatatttttaagaactGATACCGTACCAGTTACCTCCTTAAActgatattttcaattttaccgATTTCGATCCCGTTATGTTTTCCAGTTTTAATCAAGTGCCAGTTTGTCATAAATAAatctgttataaaaaaaaagttgctataaaaaaatctgttatataaaaatctgctataaaaaaactattataaaaatagaaagtgcAAATTTGCTGTAAAAAAAATCTGCCATAAATAAAACTGctataaaaacagaaaaatgaaaatatgcaacaaaaaaatctgctataactataatataactcttataatatattatactatatgttaac includes these proteins:
- the LOC109003968 gene encoding protein PLANT CADMIUM RESISTANCE 2-like — its product is MYSSSNPEGYDPEFSDEQHIFVEDTTNSTGIPVSSDSQQYDDSSSFKPAVFRVQSRVRGPWSSGLCDCFTDKKTCCVTFWCPCITFGQIAEIVDKGSTSCGANGALYALICCVICCPSLYSCFYRSKMRQQYLLRETPCGDCLVHCFCEQCALCQEHRELKTRGFDMTIGWHGNVEQRNRGVTAAMKAPMAEAGMNR